The Calliphora vicina chromosome 3, idCalVici1.1, whole genome shotgun sequence genome contains a region encoding:
- the l(3)72Dp gene encoding gamma-glutamyl hydrolase A, whose translation MVNKQFVLIVTLCLVFVYTNVVSGGKIKYMDSNENPLVNTDNENPTPIVGVLTQEVSQLILRKYPNNSYTSYIAASYVKYVEGAGGRVVPIWIGQSRDYYKDILSKINGVLLPGGATYFNQSHGYADAGHHIYEIAQEINDNGTYFPVWGTCLGFELLVYLSANSTEPRTYCSSSAQALPLEFKENFQKSRLFRNASENVIDILKNYAVTANFHLYCFTEETFANMKLNEMWDVMSLNHDWDGIEFISTIEHKKYPFYGTQFHPEKNIYEFIPNRNITHTSRAIKASQYFADFLVNEARRNRQQFNNESEEVQNLIYNYAPVYTALKGSSFEQQYLFELERSSANHLMNMNIFTILLSIFSGLGIYKFWL comes from the exons ATGGTTAACAAACAGTTTGTGTTGATCGTCACGTTATGTCTAGTTTTCGTATATACAAATGTAGTGTCCGGTGGCAAGATTAAATATATGGATTCGAATGAAAATCCCCTGGTTAATACGGACAACGAAAATCCTACACCCATTGTAGGCGTTCTAACACAGGAAGTGTCTCAGctgattttaagaaaatatccCAATAACAGTTATACCAGTTATATAGCTGCTTCATATGTGAAGTATGTGGAAGGTGCTGGTGGTAGAGTTGTGCCGATTTG gaTTGGCCAAAGTCGTGACTATTACAAAGATATTCTATCCAAAATAAATGG AGTTCTTCTGCCCGGCGGAGCTACATATTTCAATCAATCCCATGGTTATGCTGATGCTGGCCATCATATTTATGAAATTGCCCAGGAAATAAATGATAATGGCACCTATTTCCCTGTCTGGGGTACTTGTTTAGGTTTTGAATTATTGGTTTATCTATCGGCCAATTCCACCGAACCTCGCACCTATTGCTCCTCATCGGCTCAAGCTTTACCTTTAGAGTTTAAAGAAA atttccaaaaatcccGTCTATTTCGCAATGCCAGCGAAAATGTTATtgacattttgaaaaattatgcaGTCACTGctaatttccatttgtattgcTTTACAGAAGAG accTTTGCCAACATGAAATTGAACGAAATGTGGGATGTCATGAGCTTAAATCATGATTGGGATGGCATTGAGTTTATATCAACAATTGAGCATAAAAA aTACCCCTTTTATGGTACACAATTTCATCcagagaaaaatatttatgaatttatacCCAATCGCAATATAACACATACCTCTCGCGCCATTAAAGCCTCCCAATATTTTGCCGATTTCCTGGTAAACGAAGCCAGACGTAATCGTCAACAGTTTAACAATGAAAGTGAAGAAGTCCAAAACCTGATTTATAACTATGCACCCGTCTATACGGCTTTGAAGGGTTCATCGTTTGAACAACAATATCTGTTCGAATTAGAACGCAGTTCAGCCAACCATCTtatgaatatgaatatttttactattttgttgagCATATTTAGTGGTTTGGGTATATACAAATTCTGGTTATGA